Genomic DNA from Gossypium hirsutum isolate 1008001.06 chromosome A01, Gossypium_hirsutum_v2.1, whole genome shotgun sequence:
cagttaatacgcttgaaacatcccaacattgaggtatgtttcgtatgtgctttgaattagttgagcccttacaaataagtattcgctcagttgataaatgagctaccggcctttggctaagttgatctttgtgtatgaatataagggttggtaatgtgaagtaagtatgatactgaaaatttgtgcatatgaaattatctgtttagctacatgaatgctatacttttgttgtgctggaatcccttgctcaaaatttactaagcataaattgcttactccgtttctttgtttctctgttttatagattttggctcgtcagctatcggactcgggatttttggaagtcgaagtctcccacactatcaaagccccttttggtacaattttggttgaacttcgaaatggcatgtataggactaccctttttgttgtgggtcatggaccctttggatttgtataattttggatagccatgcgaaaatggcttatatatgtttgagcataatgttatactcatttggtatggatatgcttaacaaggattggccatgggaatggttaatcactatcataatttgtgctatttatgctaaaagggctagttgaatcatggaaactatgaaataggtaaagtctaccttaaaggcagatgctgacagcagcagtgatgtagatttggaaaatcactaaaatagtagaaatggaattaaatagtgaataaattatgcaaacgaaccttgatgaatctattttcataggaaagtaacgaaacgttcatatgaacagtatattatgagatgctaaagttttcgtgagacagggtcagaacggtttctggattccctgttccgaattttgaaattcattataaattaaccagagataattagaagtcatgccatatatgaatagattcctttttgagtctagtttctatagaaacaaacggcatcagtattgaagccctgtacagggagatatccaagtcgtaatgcgcaaaggtcagtgtagtcgatccctgtaacatgggagactttgactaataaactgtaataattggcccgaccaaaaattctagaaaaaaatttgtagatgcatatatgagtctagtttcagggaaaaatcacgaagctgattttcgagttgtaaaactcaagatatgatttttaaggtgacagtgacgcagttagccagcttgcctgaaaaatttaaaatggattgtgcaaagaagtgatttaagtctgcaaaccactcgtgtccgactccggcgacggactcgggtacggggtgttacaattatttttatttttatttattctaaaaatCTGGCTATAAAAAGCCGTCGATTTCATCTCTGTAATCTTACGCATACACATACACTATACGCATATTGAGATAATACAAAGAATCAGTAAAAAATCATAAGgtgatttcaagtttttttttctttctttcgtccttaatatttttgtttttcatttttttgcatATATTTTGCTTCgtagaatatttaaaaaaaaaaagaatgaatgaaatgaaaagggTTTACCTAGATGCACCATCGAAATCCTTGTTTCCCCCGACGAAATCAGAGTTTGAAATGGGGATTTCTGAGTGAAAATGAGCTGAGAGTCCCAGCTTTGATGGAAATAAGGAGCACCGCTGCCATTCACTAACTACAATAGTGAAATGGTGGATAAAAGGCCGAAAGGGGGTGGAAAACCCTAGAACTGCTGCGCCGAAACCCTTAAAAATTGGTGCTTGGATTGTGGATTGAAAAATGGCAGATTGCCATTcagtttctttttaattttaaatcaaaattgaaatggcGCTGTTTAAGGGAGGGGGGTCCGTGCGTCAGCCCGTTCCAGGACCCGGATCCGCACCTTTGTGCTtcaaatgggatatttatgcgttTTTGCATTTCACCtgctttttaaatttttcctaaaatttgcGCGTTTTTGCAATTGGGTCTGCGATGCAACACTGCGTTTTGGGGCCTAGACTATTCTCAGTTCTAGTCCCTATACATTTGCGCACATTGCACATTGATCCTATTTGTGATTACTTTATTTGTAAATTGacccttttgtttcaattttgttttaattaagcttttTATCCTATTTTTAGTCACTGCACATTTATTCTCTTTTACATGCTGGATTacatgttttgatattttgagttgctttaataattgaattttgctctagaagctattattataatatttcctattttattctatcattttgataatttgtatattatttgtAATAGAGTTCATTTTAGTTTATGTATGctattaattttatgttattttataatttcttttgaatttattcacatattttaatatttatattcttttttagAAATTCATCTATTTTATGTGTCATTTAAGTtatcattaagcatatatttagtACTTATATTTAACTTACATACGTTATTAAAGCtatgttattttatacatatagtttttagcaaatttgtatataattgtgtttttaaatttattacatatataacttatgataaaattaagttaatcttataattcatattttaattcaatattattttgacatacaattatttctaaaatttcttcACATGTACATTacccatattaaattatttttactatagtcCACGTTATTAGTTTCATATtactttatgtaaatatttttttttatgtatactTTCCTATAACATTATTTATGTGTATAAGGCATTTCTTTTAAGAAAATCGTACAATTTACTTATTGTATTTACTTTCATATCTTATTATCCTTATGTATGTAGTATCAAGATGTATCACTAATCTAAACCTATTTGTTTCATGTAAAATTATTTATACATTGTTTATTTCAAAATTCTATttgcacatacatatatattaaaacatatgttTGATTTATAGGCATCACTCAATTCATACATTGtatacataattattatttttatatattattaatctcatactatttttacaaataattattcctaCTTCAATTTATATATGCATGTTTTGTGAAtctattatgtatattatatcttatcatgtatttttattatcttttcacattttatatattatttaagttatcatgtacattattagttttttttttaaatgaattggtGTTTAAAACATTTTGcatataatttggtttaaatttatattctataatttacttcaataaatatatacctttagtttttatgtaaatttgtcaacttatatattatatatattatgcgtTTATTAATTCATCATTACTTTGAAAATGTTTTATAC
This window encodes:
- the LOC107917677 gene encoding uncharacterized protein; the encoded protein is METEWQSAIFQSTIQAPIFKGFGAAVLGFSTPFRPFIHHFTIVVSEWQRCSLFPSKLGLSAHFHSEIPISNSDFVGGNKDFDGASRLGGTEERGDVRRRPCEEPLVGTQLSGLFQKFLVLSVAVLLFRCIGPRVWAIRIRF